The Muribaculum intestinale genome includes the window ACTTCACAGCTGCGCGACGGAGACATAATAGCCATAACAACAAAAACGCCAGGACTCGACGTGCAGCATATGGGCATAATATCAATCGATAGCAACGGTATCCCCCACCTCATGCATGCCTCTTCGGCAGCCGGCAAGGTTGTGGTCGAATCAGCCCCACTGGCCGATTACTTCCGTAAAAACAGAAGTGCTACCGGAATAAGAGTAATACGACTCTGCGAATAGACGGAGCAATCGTTTTTTTCATTTTCAAAAATATATCTTTTATATCATACTGTGCAAGCGATAATATTGGCGGCCGGAATGGGACGCCGCCTGGGCGACCTGACAAAAGGACATACAAAATGTATGGTCGAAGTAAACGGAGTGACACTTATCGACCGAGTCATAACTCAATTGTCGCGCCTCGGCCTGTCGCGCCTTGTACTTGTCGTAGGCTACCAGGGCGACCGGCTCAAGGAATACATCGGCGACCGCTACAAGGGCGTTATCAACATCGAATATGTCGACAATCCGATATATGACAAGACAAACAACATATATTCTCTCGCGCTCGCCAAAAATAAGCTGTGTGAGGATGACACTCTTCTGCTCGAGTCCGACCTGATATTCGAAGACAGCATTCTCGAAATGATTGTCAACCATCCGGACCCCAACCTCGCCCTCGTGGCAAAATACGAGACATGGATGGACGGCACTATGGTAACAATCGACTCTGAACGCAACATCCTCAACTTCGTGCCCAAACAGGCATTCCGCTATGAAGATGCCGACATATATTACAAGACCGTAAATATATACAAATTCTCGCGCGACTTCTCCCGCAATGAGTACGTGCCGTTTCTCGACGCATACTCCAAGGTCATGGGCAACAACGAATACTATGAGCAGGTGCTTCGCGTAATCACCATGCTCCACGACTCAACGCTCAAAGCCCTGCCCGTGGCAAACGAGAAATGGTATGAAATCGACGACATTCAGGACCTCGACATCGCCTCGGCGATTTTCTCGCAGAATGAGACACGCTACCATGAGTACCACAAGCGCTACGGCGGATACTGGCGTTTCCCGTCGTTGCTCGACTACTGCTATCTCGTCAACCCGTTCTTCCCGCCCAAACGCCTTATCGACGAGATGAAGGCCAACTTCGCAACATTGCTTACGGAATATCCCTCAGGCCAGCATGTCAACTCTTTGCTTGCAGCAAAGTATTTCGGCATACGCCAGGAGTACATTATAGTAGGCAATGGTGCGGCCGAACTGATAAAATCATTCGCCGAGAGCCACGCCCACGAACGCATCGGTGTGATATACCCCACTTTCGACGAATACCCCAACCGCCTGCCACATGCCGAGAT containing:
- a CDS encoding aminotransferase class I/II-fold pyridoxal phosphate-dependent enzyme is translated as MQAIILAAGMGRRLGDLTKGHTKCMVEVNGVTLIDRVITQLSRLGLSRLVLVVGYQGDRLKEYIGDRYKGVINIEYVDNPIYDKTNNIYSLALAKNKLCEDDTLLLESDLIFEDSILEMIVNHPDPNLALVAKYETWMDGTMVTIDSERNILNFVPKQAFRYEDADIYYKTVNIYKFSRDFSRNEYVPFLDAYSKVMGNNEYYEQVLRVITMLHDSTLKALPVANEKWYEIDDIQDLDIASAIFSQNETRYHEYHKRYGGYWRFPSLLDYCYLVNPFFPPKRLIDEMKANFATLLTEYPSGQHVNSLLAAKYFGIRQEYIIVGNGAAELIKSFAESHAHERIGVIYPTFDEYPNRLPHAEIIPYISTKPDFRYTADDLMEYFADKRPDLLLLINPDNPSGNFIPVADVLRLSAWCRRRNCALLVDESFVDFTYDFEHNSLLHNDILYDNPNLSVMKSISKSYGVPGLRLGVFASADTTTIAGMKKDVAIWNINSFAEYYMQIYGKYEADYIKACRRFIAERDRFYTLLKEIPYLHVMPSQANYFLCEITARFTSTELTRILLDHDVFVSNCARKKNMGDKNLVRLAVRSPQDNDRLISILKSI